The genomic region CCAATCCCTTCAGGCTTCAGTGGCACAACCGTCCCTTCAGGACAGGTGACATGGGGCACCTCTGGAGCCTTTCTCTGAAGGAGAGTAATCTGCTGCAGAGAAATACTACTTCTGGTCCTTTGGGAAGTTTGATGGCTTGCCTAAGGTCATGCTGTCAGTCACCTGACCTACTAAAGAGCATTTGGTTCCTGTTTTTGCAAGCCAGGAGACTGGCACCAATGGGCAAAGACCTCTGTGCCCATGGAGGGGGTGATTTGTGTCCCAGTGCACTTCATAGCATTTGGTTCTTTCTCCACTCCTGCCTCTTGGGCATGTGAGAATGGTCACAGTTTCTGTGAACATTTTACTAGGCTCCACCCTCACAGTGCCTCAGGTTCTGCCTCAGCTCTACCAGAGCACTAACCACTAATGTAGTGGGGCCTGCCCAGAACTACTGGGCCGTGTCTGTTGTGGGGGATGGCACTGCAGAGACGGAGGAGTCTCAGATCTAGGgtgcttttctgtttcctttcctacAAAGGAATGAGAgttagggctaggggtgtggctcaagaggtaaaccacccaccttgcaagcacaaagccctgaattgaGACCACAGTCCcacccaacaaaaaaaaggaatgaggacTTAACTGTTCACCAAATTGTatgtgtgtgaccttgagcaagactGTTGCTACAACTGTAGAAGAGATAACTTCAGTCTAAGATTGGTCCTCAGGCTCCCTCTCACCTATCCCCCAGCTTCCACAGCACGGCACCTGTACCTCCGGGGTGGCGCTGGGGTTGGCTCCATGACCAAGATCTACGGGGGACGGCAGAGAAATGGTGTCATGCCCAGCCACTTCAGTCGAGGCTCCAAAAGTGTGGCCCGTCGTGTCCTCCAAGCCCTAGAGGGGCTGAAAATGGTGGAAAAGGACCAAGATGGGTAAGCAGGGGAGAGCCTGGGAGCCATGTGCTCATCCCACATAGCACTTCTACTGAGGTTGTCAGATTCCCACTCCTCAGAGGCAGGTAGGGGATTCAGCAGAAAAGCAAACAGTCAGGGGCCTCACCCCAACCTCACTGGCTGGCTTCCTCAGGCTCTGGAAAAGGTAATTTAGCGACTGTCCGCTTTCATTAGCCTGCTCGTTAACTTTTCCCAATTGATTTTTCGGGGCTTTTGATCTAATGCTTGCACAAACGACACCCGTCAGCTcccaggagggctcccactccTGCCCTCCCCCCCGCTCTGTACGATGCAGCTGACTGGGGCACTCCTTTGAAACTTGGCTGGCGTCAAGTGGTCCCTTGGAAAACCTGGCTTTTGTGCccaagagggagggggctgagagcCTGGGCTCACCAGGTGCTATATGACTTCCTTCTGCAGGGGCCGCAAGCTGACACCTCAGGGACAGAGAGATTTAGACAGAATCGCCGGACAGGTAAGTTGTGCTTGTGGCCAGGACCGGGTCCCTTAATCACTGCCTAGGCATTTCCAGAGTCCCTTGACATGAAGACTTGTTTCCTCTCCTGTAGGGCACAGCCCAGGGGCAGGAGAACAAATACTTGTTTTTGCTGAAGTTGCTTGGAAATTTGGGTACTGGAGAAGAGAGATCTCAGGGTCCCTCTCATAATGTTCCGTCTTAGGTTAGCTTCCTTATTCCTGAAGCTTAGGGTAGAATGTTGATTCAGGGCTAGGTCCTGGCTGTTGACACTCAGCCAGAGTGGCTTCATCTCTGCATCTTCTTCCTGTGTGTCCTGAAGAGTGGTTGTGAAGCTTCCGCAGGCTGCATTTATAGCAGGAGCCCCTAGGATCTGCCATGAGTTACTTACATGTCATTGACTTTGACCTAGGAGTTTAGGGATGTGtcaaaaaagaatggaagatgGAAGAATGGAAGAGGTCAGCCCTCTGGTTGTTGAGTGGCCTAGAAGAAGGGAGGACTGTGCAGAGCCTGTCAGAAACATCAGTGCTAATAGTTGGCCTTCTCTCACAGGGAAAGGTCAGAAGTTGGACTTGAACTACATTTCCTTAAGCCCCAATTTATGTGTCATGAAATGGGAGTTCCCACCGTAGTGAGGATTGCATGAGATGAATGCATTTCGTATCTGGGGGGTAGTGGGTGGTCCTTACAGAGGACCCCTACAAAAACCCTCTCTGTCTCTTCCATCTTTTTCCCACAGGTGGCAGCCGCCAACAAGAAGCATTAGAACAAAGGATGCTGGGATAATAAACTGCGTCATTCAGAATCCTGGTCTGGGTGTCTTGATTGGCTTTCTTTGGGGCCATGAGGAAGGATCCTTGTGTAAAAGGGGCCAGGTGTCTCTGGGTAGATGTGCTTCTGATTCAGCTCCCAAGGGGGCGGGCCAGCCCAAAGAGCCAGGGGCCAGGCCTCCCCCACATCCTGTCTTTGTATTTCTCAGTGAAGGAACAGCCCAGCTAGGGCTTGGGCTACAGAGGAAGCTTCTCTCCAGATGTCCTAGTTCAAGCAACCCTTAAATGCTTGCAACCTGAGGTAGTCTACCATGTTTCTGCACCCTGGGACCTCAGTTTCACATGTCTACTGGGGCAGGAAAGACCTGTCTTTGCATTTTGGGAGTGGCCTGTGTTCCTCCTCCCCCTAGCAAGTCCTCCCGGCTCCAGAGTTTCCAGGGAGGGCTGCTGAAGTTGCTGCTTGGAGCTGGGTAGCTGCTAGTTAGTCCAGGGCCAGGCTGCAAGGCTCCTGAGCAGAACTGCGAGCTCCCCGTGTGGCTGCTTGGTGCACTGTAGCCTTAGTTCTGTGTAGGGATTGGTTGTTAATGCAAGGTGGGCAGGCCTCTGCTAATGATTGGGCATCTGGTCAGGCGGGAGATCTGAACTGGGACTGGTGGGCATGTGCTTGGTCCACAGAAAACCCTCTATGTGGGACCAGACCAATGACCCAGATAGGTAAAATTATAAAGCCCTGAGATTGGAGGTCCAAGGAATCTAGGCCCCAATTCTAacagggctgatgaagtggctcagtGGAGCACACTTGCCTGGCCTAAATTAAATCTCAGCACTACAAAAAGTAGAATCCAGCTCTGCCCCTAGTTCTATGTGGCCTTGTGCACCTTGCTCCCTGCTTCAGCTTTCCATCCTTCAGAGATGCTGCTTAGTTCTGGGAAATTAAGATACCATATAGAAGTACAAGCTCCAGACAACCCCTGGTAGACAAAAAGTTGGCCTTAGCTGTGTTTAAGAGATTTTAGCCAAGACTggtactgtaatcccagccactctggaGACAAACAGGAAAATCCCAGTCTGGCTAGAAGCTGGTGGGCCAGCTGGTAGGGAGTGAAACTGCTACCCCTCCCAGGCTGCGGGTTGATAGTGCCGAAAAATTTGTATTAACATTGAAGGTAGGACCCAGtagtgcaagcctgtaatcctagctgctcaggcagagatcagaaggctcatggttcaaaacctgagcaaatagttcacctgaaaaaaaaccataaaaaggactgatggagtggttgAAGGTGgcaagagcacctgtctagcaagtgagaccctaagttcaaacctcactgcCATCAAGTAGTTGTTCAACAGGCCTTGTATGTTGGAGTGGGGAAAGTAAGTCAGTTATCTTGCAGATGTCCCGAGGCTGGAGGGGTGAAAGCCACCTGCTCCAGTCTGCTGCTGTGCTCTGTCCCTCAAGGGGGAGAGGTGGGAGATGTTCCCTGGTCTCACCTCACTGTGGGCAGGCATGCTGCATTCTTGGCCCCAGTTTACTGTTTTTGTCAGTGAGGATAAAAACATTTACCAGAGCTGATGTGAGAGTCCAGTGCCCAGGGCGGGGTCCTGGGAGCGCTGGGTAAACCAGAGGTGGAGGTGCCTGGACAGGTTCTTGGGCCAGAACAGACCTACAATCCTGCAGCTTCGCCTCTCCAGGCACTAGGGGGCAGTCAAGGGTCTGGAAACATGCTCAAGCTGCCAAAGGATGCTGAAGGTGAATTCCTAGGGCTTCCAGCTCTGGACCCGTGCTGCTTCCTCGGATGGGATCATAAGGTGCAACTGAGCGCAGTGGGTGAGGGGGTAGCGACCGGCTAGCTAGTGATAGCAGGGGCCAAACAGAACAGCTGGTTTTCtcaagggaagggggaagaggtctAGAGCCAGAGAAGGGGaactctgcttgctaggcaggcactataccacttgaccTGCGCCCttgccctttttttttgctttaattatttttcagatagagtcttgagttTTTAGGCAGGGCAGGCCTCAGACCTCCATTTTCCTATCagtggcctcctgcatagctgggaccagaggcatgtgccaccaagctTGGCTTGTTGTGtgcatatgtctgtgtgtgtgtgtgtttgaatgcaggaccttgctcttgctaggcaattACTGTACCACTATGAGCACATCTGCCCtagcttatttatttgttgagatagggtctttttgctacggttggcctcgaacctcagtcctcctgatctctgcctcctgaggcagagaGTCTCTCAGGTGTGAGTCATGTGTCTGGCTAGAGAGTGTAAAATGAGCTTTGTAAAATTCTTACAGCTTCACAAAGGGGTATTGTACCCAcatcacagaagaagaaactgaggctcagatgaCCAGTCAGCAGAACTGAGATGCAAACCCAAGAATCTTTTGATTCATGCGGCCAATGCTCTGTTGTATGGATGatagttgccttttttttttctggcagtactgggatttgaactcagagcctcacacttactaggtaggtgctgtaccatgTGAGTCACTGTCACTCTCTgccagtcttctttttttttttttttgagacagggcctcactaacttCGCCCAGGCTGTCTGAAGTCCACATTCTCGTgcttctgcctctgagtagctggaattagagatGTGTGTCACCACTCCAGGCTATGCAGTTTTTAGACTATTAAATACTTCAGGCATGCAAAACAGTAGTCAGTGTAACAAAAACCCACCACCCAGTTTAAGAAGTAACAGAACAGAGATGGGAGTACTCAATGGTAGTCACCCATGTGGGTCTCTACTTTTACTACTGATTTCTCCCAAAGCAGTATTCTTGTGTGTTTTGAAAGCAAGTCAAGTGCATCATGCTACACTGTGTTTTTCTCATTCTCAAGTTGTTTCTGACACACCACTGTATTGACCCTTCCCCTACTCTGTGCTGTTCTGTTGCTTGACTGTACCACAATTGATGTGTCCCTTCTGTAAATAGAGTTTTGGATTGTCTCTCGGTTTTTCCTACCAAAAATCTCTCTGTAATGAGTTATTTTTCTCTGTGCCTCCATGTATATGTGAGAGTCTTCTAAATGCTCAAAGATATCTCAACAACTCCGCCCTCCCCACCCAGACCTCATTTCCCTGGCCAAGAATGACAGTCTCAAAGGAACCTGAGAAACCTGGaccctgtggctcacgcctgtaatcacagttactcaggaggcagagatcaggaggaggatctctgtttgaagccagcctgggcaaatagtttatgagaccctctctcagaaaaacccatcacagagaatgggctggtggagtggttcaaggtgtagcccttgagttcaagccccagtaccacaaaaataacaaaaatttttttaaaaggaacctGAGAATCATAATACAGATGACTTtttttaattgtgcaaaggggtttcattatatttGTATACAAGCatagaatgtactttgatcaagttcatttattattctttcttgtcccctctcccccacttttttttacattttaatgtgtttcattattctgttttcatacatgcatatacaatatgatgccatttttttcattttttgtgggtttttttttttttgtcttgtcttttttggtgctgcAGATCAAACCCAgcgcctcacaaatgctaggcaaatgctctaccactgggctacatcccagcccccatttttttgtattgtttcttggaaacagggtctcactatgtagtccaggcaagactcaaatttgagatcctcctgtctcagcctccagacttacttgggattacaggtgtgcaccaccacacccagccaagaAGGTGACATGCAATCACGTtacctttttggtttttgagacagagtcttgctgtgtagcctagactggctttgaactctccatcctcttggctcagcctctggagtgctgggatcacaggcatgcaccaccacacctgacttgaaTCATCTTTTGAATCCCTGCTTCACCACTCCCAGACTCCATGACACTGGGCAAATGACAACTTTCCCTCACtgagtttcctcctctgtaaagtggAACATGCCTACCTTGCCCTGTTTCTAGGACACCAATATAAAAGAACTCCAGCAAAGAGCTAATTATGGCCaggagcctgtggctcacacctgtaatccttgctactcaggaggcaaagatcaggagggttgtggttcaaagccagcctgggtaaatagtttacaagaccctatctcaaaaaaaaacctttaacaaaaatagggctggtggagtggctcaaggtataggccctgaattcaaacctcagtattgcaaagaaagaaaaaaagaactaattaTGGCTGTAACTTCGTGGGTACTAAGAACACCACACATGTCACAATGCCAGGGAGATATTCTGTTTCTTATCTCATGGATTAAAACTGTCAAGACCAAGACTGGGGGGAtagctagtggtagagcacttgcctaacaaacacaagaccctagaTTCTATCCCCATCACCACATCCCTCAGCCCCTCAAAATGCCAAGGTTCAGAGGAGGGAAGTAACTACCTCTCACAGGGAGAGTGTCCTGCCCTGCCTTATTTATTTCTTGTGAGCCTCAAAAGTAACTAACGTTTACTGAGCACTCACTACTGACCAGGCCCCGTGCTCAGTGCTGTGATTGTACCAACCCTCTAAATTCCATTTTCTAAAACCAAGAAGCAAGAAAACTGAAGGCTCAAGGAGGGGACAAATTTTTCCCTAGGTCaaggagaggcagaagccaagttCAGAAGCACCGTGCAGATCTGCCTGCAGCACCCAGAACACTAGCTCCCTCAGGCTTCTTTCCCAAGATTCAACAGTGACGAGCCAAGCTTTAGACCAGTCTCCTCCCCACCAGAGCAGCTGTACCTCAGGGGAATTGTGGCCACAGCAGGTGCGACAGCCAGTTCCTCTCTACTCAGAGCCTGAAACCTACAACAGTCAGCGAGCCCAGCAGTGACAGCCACTGGAGCCCATCTCCTGCAGGGCTGGACAGGAAGTTGGGCGGGGTTTGGGGTGGAATTTGGTACCCCCAAAGCTGCTACAACCCAGACTACCCAACCCACTGGGAGAAGATGCCTGGGGGTCCAGAAGCCCTCCTCCGAGCTTTGCCTCCCACCATCT from Castor canadensis chromosome 16, mCasCan1.hap1v2, whole genome shotgun sequence harbors:
- the Rps19 gene encoding small ribosomal subunit protein eS19 isoform X2, which translates into the protein MPGVTVKDVNQQEFVRALAAFLKKSGKLKVPEWVDTVKLAKHKELAPYDENWFYTRAASTARHLYLRGGAGVGSMTKIYGGRQRNGVMPSHFSRGSKSVARRVLQALEGLKMVEKDQDGGRKLTPQGQRDLDRIAGQVAAANKKH
- the Rps19 gene encoding small ribosomal subunit protein eS19 isoform X1, with the translated sequence MPGVTVKDVNQQEFVRALAAFLKKSGKLKVPEWVDTVKLAKHKELAPYDENWFYTRAASTARHLYLRGGAGVGSMTKIYGGRQRNGVMPSHFSRGSKSVARRVLQALEGLKMVEKDQDGGRKLTPQGQRDLDRIAGQEFRDVSKKNGRWKNGRGQPSGC